The DNA sequence GCCCTTCCCTTCTTCCAATCTTGGTTTCCGTAGATCATCACTTGTCAAGCGAGATTCAAGGTGTTATTCGTACATTGGAGACACCCGAATTCCCCGCGCTGGACACAAGAGGAGATCACCATGGGCATATGGGATTTAGTCAAAGGCGAACTGATCGAGGTAATCGAATGGCTGGATGATACAGGGGATACGCTTGTCTGGCGTTTCCCCGACCAGGACCATGAGATCAAGATGGGGGCCAAGCTGACGGTTCGGGAAGGACAGGCGGCAGTGTTCGTAAATGAGGGTCAGATTGCGGACGTGTTCACCCCCGGCCTGTACAGCCTGAACACTCAGAACATGCCCGTGATGACAACCCTTCGGTCGTGGAAGTACGGCTTTGAATCGCCTTTCAAGGCGGAGGTGTACTTTGTCAACACGAGAAACTTTCTGGACCTCAAGTGGGGAACGCAAAATCCGATAATGATGAGGGATGCCGACCTCGGGGCGGTTCGCTTGAGGGCCTTCGGGACTTACGGAATAAGAGTTACCGACCCCGGCGTTTTCCTGAAAGAAATCGTGGGAACCGACGGCGAGTTCACTACGGACGAGATTGAAGGACAATTGCGCAGCATGCTGGTTTCGGCCTTTACCAGTATGTTGGCGACAGCGCAGGTGGCCGCGTTGGACCTCGCCGCCAACTACAAGGGCATAGGGGACAAGGCCAGGGGAGCTATGGAGCCTGAATTCCAGAAATACGGCGTCTCACTTACACTGTTCCTGATCGAGAATATTTCACTTCCGCCGGAAGTGGAGAAGATGTTGGATACTCGTTCGCAGATGGGCATTGTCGGCGACATGGGCCGGTTCACCCAGTTCCAGACGGCCCAGGCCATACCGGAAGCTGCAAAATCCGGTGGCGCTGGTGAGTTCATGGGAATGGGCGCAGGCATCGCGATGGGGCAGCAGATGGCAGGAGCGATGGCTGCCAGCCTAACGAAGGCACAAAAGGAAGAGCCGGCTAAGGCCGCACCAGCGGAAGGTTCGGGGAAGTTCTGTTCGCAATGCGGCAAGCCCGTGGCGGCTGACGCGAAATTCTGCCCTGAATGCGGGACTGCGCTTCGCAGCGGTTGCCCCAAGTGCGGAAAACCCAATGAGCCCGCGGCCAAGTTTTGTCAGGAATGCGGCGAAAAGATGAAATAAGGAGAGAAGTCCACTGCAGGCTCCTCTTATTTGCGCAAGAACTTCAACGATCCTGTTCGCAGGGATGGCAGGATTAGATTATGAAACGAGAAATCGCTGAAATTCTGGAAAAGGCCTTGGAACTTCCGCCTGAAGCACGAGCCGCCATCGCGGGATCGTTACTTGAAAGCCTCGACCGGACGGTGGACGACGACGCTGAGTCGGCATGGGAACAAGAAGTTTTTTTGCGTCTCAAAGAGCTTGACGAAGGCAAAGTCCAGCCGGTGCCTTGGGCAGAGTTGCGACGGCGACTTGCCCGAAAGTAATGCCATCCCTCCCGGTTCAATTTCATCTGGATGCCGTAGCGGCACCGTAACCCTGAATATGGGAAGACGAACGAGACAGCAGTCTTGTAGGGCGGGCCGTGCCCGCGCTGCGATTTTGTGAAGCTCTTCTTGTAGGGCGGGCCGTGCCCGCCATCTTATCGGTGTGAAAAACCCCGTAACTACCCGGTGGCTCATGCAATTTGCCTTCTCGGGAACTGTCCCAGAGGGCACTGATCGCATAGCGGATTTCTTTTGCAGTAATGATGCCCTACAGCCACGAACTGGGCGTGGAAATCGTTGTACAGGGCCACATCCCGCGGCAAGCTTGAGTGAAACAGTCCTTGCACCTCGTCATAGTCTGCCTTTTCGCGGATGAGGCCGTGTCCGTATAGAATTCTCTTCGTGTACGCATCCACCACGAAAATCGGCTTGTTCGCGGCATAAAGTATTATGCTGTCTGCTGTTTCCTTTCCCACGCCGTTGATGGAAAGCAGCTCCTCTCGAAGTTTCTCCATCGGTAGCAGAAACAACAAATCCAGATCTCCGTCGTGCCCTTCGACAATGTGCCTCACCAGGTTGCCGAGCCTCCCAGCCTTCACATTGTAATAGCCCGCGGGCCGAATAAGCTCCGCAAGCTCGTCATGAGACATTTCGTGAATTCGGAACAGATCGAGGGCCGAAGCTGCCTTGAGGTTGTCGATCGCTTTGACCACATTCCTCCAGGCAGTGTTCTGCGTCAGCACAGCCCCGATGCAGACTTCAAGCGGTGAATCCCCCGGCCACCAATTGCGATGACCGAAACTCGCTACCATTTCTTCGTAAAGATTTAGGAGAAGCGACCGCAATTTCGCGTTTCTTTTCATTCGGGCATCTTATTTCACGTTATCGGACCGCGCAAGAAGGAGCAGGCAGCCTGCCATCTTTGTCAGAGCGTCGGGAGGCCTCTGGCCGCCGAATCCAAAAATCGGCGGGCACGGCCCGCCCTACAAGACTACCGATAAGTCGATGCTATAGACGGTCAAGGCTATTTTTTGGTATAAACCATGTTCCAACTACCTGCACCCGGAGATCAAAACATTGCTCAGCCTCCAGATTCTTGCCCTGACCCTGATCCCTGTTCTGTCGGGAGTCGTTCCCACGGACGGTAGCCTCCTGATCAACCCGAGCGCCCTGTTGGGAATAGAAGAGTCAATTACCGCAGAGTTCATGACAGGAACATGGAAATACTCCGAGGAGTTCTTCAGGTGGGGCGTGACGGATAAGGACAAGGCCAAGGTAAAACCCTTCAGAGGCAACGCGTTTATGAGCCTGGACAAAGACGGAGCCATGAAGATGGCCAATTTCTTCAGGCCCGAGGAAGGCCGATGGGAACTTACACAGACGGGGATTTTGATCTATGACCCACGTTATCCTGAACGAGGCTCCCAGATTCTTCCCGTCCGCAAGAGAGACAAAGACCGGATATGGGTGCTGCTCCCCTTTACCGGCGGAGCCACTGGAATCGGCATGGTTCGGGTGCCTGACGAAGAGTTCGTCCGCGCACGAGAAAAGTCTGATGCCAACTCAACGACGCCCCGGAAGAGCACTCGGAGACAAGGTAGTTCCCCCTGGATGCAACCGCAGTCATCGGACGCGGTGACCCAAAAACCAGCAAAGGACCCGGATCTTCTTTGGGAACCCAAGGCAGGCTTTTAGACGATTCGCTCCCGTCCCCGCGA is a window from the Desulfomonile tiedjei genome containing:
- a CDS encoding endonuclease III domain-containing protein, which codes for MKRNAKLRSLLLNLYEEMVASFGHRNWWPGDSPLEVCIGAVLTQNTAWRNVVKAIDNLKAASALDLFRIHEMSHDELAELIRPAGYYNVKAGRLGNLVRHIVEGHDGDLDLLFLLPMEKLREELLSINGVGKETADSIILYAANKPIFVVDAYTKRILYGHGLIREKADYDEVQGLFHSSLPRDVALYNDFHAQFVAVGHHYCKRNPLCDQCPLGQFPRRQIA
- a CDS encoding addiction module protein → MKREIAEILEKALELPPEARAAIAGSLLESLDRTVDDDAESAWEQEVFLRLKELDEGKVQPVPWAELRRRLARK
- a CDS encoding SPFH domain-containing protein, which codes for MGIWDLVKGELIEVIEWLDDTGDTLVWRFPDQDHEIKMGAKLTVREGQAAVFVNEGQIADVFTPGLYSLNTQNMPVMTTLRSWKYGFESPFKAEVYFVNTRNFLDLKWGTQNPIMMRDADLGAVRLRAFGTYGIRVTDPGVFLKEIVGTDGEFTTDEIEGQLRSMLVSAFTSMLATAQVAALDLAANYKGIGDKARGAMEPEFQKYGVSLTLFLIENISLPPEVEKMLDTRSQMGIVGDMGRFTQFQTAQAIPEAAKSGGAGEFMGMGAGIAMGQQMAGAMAASLTKAQKEEPAKAAPAEGSGKFCSQCGKPVAADAKFCPECGTALRSGCPKCGKPNEPAAKFCQECGEKMK